One segment of Coffea arabica cultivar ET-39 chromosome 7c, Coffea Arabica ET-39 HiFi, whole genome shotgun sequence DNA contains the following:
- the LOC113697879 gene encoding uncharacterized protein isoform X1: MVERMMEIEDELMMILMEVSTFFHGSRCFTGNINLYRPCSISGYDQWKICESYAHCNSYDPMDERHLDFFKTSYQERGLPSKSLFRKLCFCTGGNVGYATVPDYCSMNNGVLPMMLTRLSF, from the exons ATG gTGGAAAGGATGATGGAGATTGAAGATGAACTGATGATGATTTTGATGGAGGTTTCGACATTCTTCCATGGTTCCAGATGTTTTACTGGAAACATTAACCTTTACCGACCATgtag CATTTCAGGCTATGATCAATGGAAGATTTGTGAGAGCTACGCACATTGTAACAGCTATGATCCTATGGATGAAAGACATTtag ACTTTTTTAAGACAAGCTATCAAGAAAGAGGATTACCTTCAAAAAGTCTGTTTAGAAAACTTT GCTTCTGCACTGGAGGAAATGTTGGATACGCCACTGTACCAGACTATTGCTCAATGAATAATGGTGTACTGCCTATGATGTTAACAAGATTGTCATTCTGA
- the LOC113697879 gene encoding uncharacterized protein isoform X2 — translation MVERMMEIEDELMMILMEVSTFFHGSRCFTGNINLYRPCSISGYDQWKICESYAHCNSYDPMDERHLGFSFVAHYPAMICTFLRQAIKKEDYLQKVCLENFASALEEMLDTPLYQTIAQ, via the exons ATG gTGGAAAGGATGATGGAGATTGAAGATGAACTGATGATGATTTTGATGGAGGTTTCGACATTCTTCCATGGTTCCAGATGTTTTACTGGAAACATTAACCTTTACCGACCATgtag CATTTCAGGCTATGATCAATGGAAGATTTGTGAGAGCTACGCACATTGTAACAGCTATGATCCTATGGATGAAAGACATTtaggtttttcttttgttgctcatTACCCTGCTATGATTTGT ACTTTTTTAAGACAAGCTATCAAGAAAGAGGATTACCTTCAAAAAGTCTGTTTAGAAAACTTT GCTTCTGCACTGGAGGAAATGTTGGATACGCCACTGTACCAGACTATTGCTCAATGA